TTCACCCGCATTTTTGTTGGCGGCATCGCGATCCTTCTGCATCTCCTCAACGGTTTTCACTTTGAGACGTGCAGCACCTTCATATTCCTTCGTAGGAATCAGGTTGCCTGCAGCCAGTCTTGCTTCTGCCGCAGCAATGGCGTCACCATATTGCGGCAACCATTCGGCTTGAGCGACCAGCATCTCGTCGACCATTTGCCAGATCTCTTTTGGATTACATACCGCACCCACGAGTGGGTCCATCATGAACGCCTGACGCAATAGTTTGTCGTCACCATGTACCGCAGCTTCCACCGCAAGTCGTTGTACGGAAATGCTCACATTACACACGGCAGCCGGGCCGAGCGGCAGGTCACCTACATGTGGCATCGAAATGCCGTTGCGGTCCACATATCCCGGTGCTTCGATAATCGCATCATCAGGCAGATTGGAGATCACACCGTTATTGACGGTATTGAAGTGTCCGCGGTACACGCGTCCCGTCTCCAACCCTTCTATAATGTAGGAACCATGTTCTCCGCCCCGTTTTTCCGGGGCAAATTGCATCGGTTCATCCTTCATCCAGTTCGGGAAATCAGTCTCAAACCAATTTCTGCCCTCTGTACACACACGCAGATACCCGCCCGTCTCGCCGTTAATCCAGCTGTCCAGATCAATCCAGTCCTTGATCTCTTCCGGACGTTTGCGGTACCAAGGTACATATTCACTAAGGTGACCATTCGATTCCGTACTGTAATAACCAAATCGGCGCAGCATATCAATCCGCACTTTCTCGGTACGGCTATACTCTGGATGTTTCTCGAAGGCTTCGAGCAAATCACCCGTAAGGTCTTTCCCTTCATGGGATGCCTTGATGTACCAGGTCTGATGATTAATTCCTGCACATACGATATCCACTTCATTCATTTTCAGTCCAAATGCTTCCGCAATCTGGTGATGACCATGCTGTACCCCGTGACATAGTCCAATCGTGCGAACACCGCCATACTTGTTGCAGGCCCATGTCAGCATAGCCATTGGGTTGGAATAATTGAGGAGCAGCACATCCGGTGCGCTTTGCTCACGAATATCCTTACAGATGTCGAGCATCTCAGCAATTCCGCGCTGGCCGTACATAATCCCACCTGCACACAACGTATCGCCGACACATTGATCCACCCCATATTTGAGCGGAATATCCACATCGGTTGCAAAAGCTTCCAACCCGCCCACACGGATTGTACACAGTACATACTTCGCGTCCTTGAGCGCTTCTCTACGGTCCGTTGTCGGCTGAATCTGAATATTCAGTCCATTCTCGCGAATATCGCGCTGACACAGCTCGGTAACCATGTCCAGATTGTGCTGATTGATATCACAGAACGCAATCTCAATATTGTTGAATTCAGGTACCGCGAGCAAATCACGCAACAACCCCCGTGTAAATCCGATACTGCCCGCCCCGATAAATGCCACTTTAAACGACATGCACAGTTCCTCCCGTAATCCGAGTATATTCGCCCCGGTTAATGTTCTCACTTCATGAAATCATTGTAGCAACGGGTTGTAAGGAAGCGTTATCAAAATCATGACCTCTTCGCAGCGAGGTTGTCAAAAATCCTCACTTTTGTGTCCTAAGATCATCAAGCCTATCCTGCTCAGATAAAAACAGAGTATCTATCCCCTATTATTCCAGTGGATAATGACTGACATGTCGCTCCATCGCGGAACGGAATTCAACCGGAGTTCGGCCTGTATATTTCTTGAATAACATATGAAAATATTGTCTGCTCCCCACGCCCACGTAATCGGAAATTTCGGAGATTGGAATATTGGTCTGCTGCAGCAGCATCTTCGCCTTTTCCATTCGCAGCATCGTGAGATAATCGGTAGGCGTGCGCTGCATGTGCTGGCGAAAAATACGGTGCAAATAGCCTGGATGCAGATTCACCGCTGCTGCGATATCCTTCATTTGAATATTACGATCCATATTGTGATGCATGAATTCAATCGTCCGTTTTACGTACAGCTCTAGCTCTGTCTGATCCAGCGCACTTCGGTTGATTTCCCCGCGAAGTCGTGCAACCCGAACCAGCAGTTGGATAAACAGCGTGCGTACCAACGTACCTTGCTCAGGCGACTTCAAATCACGTGCTTCGCGATGATGCGAGCGTTCCTCCGACGGTATAACTCGCATGGGTGCAGATGGTCGTCCCTGCTCCATCAGTCCACGCTGATCCAGCTCCAGCACCAGGCTTTTCATAATGTGGTACACCTCTTCGGGATCAGGCAAAACCAGATAAGGCGAGGCTTGTGTTAGAAATTCATGGACTTCCTCCTCTTCCAGCGCGAGCTGGCGAATAGAAGGCTGGCCTGGCTCCGAGCTGGCAACTCCAAACTCCACATTCAGCATGCGGCACGGTACCCCATCCTTCACCAGCAGACGGTGCGGAACCCCCGCGTCCAGCAGAATGAACTGCCCTTTTTTCAATACTGCCTGTTCTGAGCTGCCATCCGGCATCTGTACATCGACCCTGCACATTCCCGAAATAATGTACATGATCTCTGTGGAATCATGATCGTGATAGGACATCTGGTAGTTGTCCCATTGCTTGTAATAATACGCGTAGAAACGCGGTCCATAGTCCTCCAAGCGCAGTTTCTCCTGAAACAGACTGCCTGTCGAATGTTTTGCTTCCAATGCCTGCACCTCCGTTGCTGCAACGATCCTCACTTTTCTCCATTGTAGCAAGTCTCGGCGATGTATTTCACCTATGCAAAAGAAAAATCATTGCGATCATAAATTAGATAATCGTATAATTAGTTATAAATCTAATTTATTTTCATCTAATCTATAAGTAGGAGGTCTGGAGACCATGAAAACTACATTTTTACTTGTGAGGCATGCATTAAAAGAAAAGCGCATCGGTGATGTTCCCCTCACATCCGAGGGAGTAGTACAAGCTGAGTCAACGGCACTTCATTTGGCTAATGTACCTGTCACCAAAATCATTGCAAGCCCACTTCGAAGAGCGATCAATACTGCGGCGCATATTGCTCTCAGAACAAAAATTACAGTGACAGAAGACCCGCGTCTGCGGGAACGCGCCAACTGGGGTGACTTGCCTGAACAAACAATAGAAGAATTCATTGCCATGTGGGACCGAACCACAATTGATCCAGACTACCTCCCACCCGTGGGTGATTCCTCTAAGCAGGCAGGCGAACGTTTGGCCTCTTTCCTAACGGAATTGACAAGTGTAGAGCCACCTGATAGCCATATCGTTATCGTTACTCATGGCGGGTTAATTACAGATTTTCTGGTAAACATCTTTCCAGAGTATGAACTTAACGTCTGGCATCCTGCTTTTATCGCTATGCAAAGTCAACTGATTCCCGAATGCTCCATCACCACATTGATTCATGAAAACGGGAAATACACCATTCAAGATTTTGCATCCGTAGCTCATTTGAAATGATGATGTCGACTGTTGCTTCAGTTTAGCCATATCCAAAAAAACTCCGGGTAACCTCCCGTACGTTAAACGCACTGAGGTTACTCCAGAGCTTCACTTTAATACAACAGCAAACACTTCCTATAACAGAATATTACTTTTGAAAACCTATCGCCTTTTACTTCTCACTTTTCACCCTTACCCGACTTGGGCGTGTGGAACTTGGGCAGCGTAACCTTCGACCAGTCGATATCGGATGCCATGTAGAAGGATGGGTAGGACGGCTGATTGTATCCACTGTTCTGCCCGGCAATGCCGACACGATACATCGCATCGTGCATCAGCGTGTACAGTTTACGATCGGTCTTCTCGGTGCT
Above is a window of Paenibacillus sp. E222 DNA encoding:
- a CDS encoding alpha-glucosidase/alpha-galactosidase — encoded protein: MSFKVAFIGAGSIGFTRGLLRDLLAVPEFNNIEIAFCDINQHNLDMVTELCQRDIRENGLNIQIQPTTDRREALKDAKYVLCTIRVGGLEAFATDVDIPLKYGVDQCVGDTLCAGGIMYGQRGIAEMLDICKDIREQSAPDVLLLNYSNPMAMLTWACNKYGGVRTIGLCHGVQHGHHQIAEAFGLKMNEVDIVCAGINHQTWYIKASHEGKDLTGDLLEAFEKHPEYSRTEKVRIDMLRRFGYYSTESNGHLSEYVPWYRKRPEEIKDWIDLDSWINGETGGYLRVCTEGRNWFETDFPNWMKDEPMQFAPEKRGGEHGSYIIEGLETGRVYRGHFNTVNNGVISNLPDDAIIEAPGYVDRNGISMPHVGDLPLGPAAVCNVSISVQRLAVEAAVHGDDKLLRQAFMMDPLVGAVCNPKEIWQMVDEMLVAQAEWLPQYGDAIAAAEARLAAGNLIPTKEYEGAARLKVKTVEEMQKDRDAANKNAGESDKGKDREKVQQ
- a CDS encoding histidine phosphatase family protein → MKTTFLLVRHALKEKRIGDVPLTSEGVVQAESTALHLANVPVTKIIASPLRRAINTAAHIALRTKITVTEDPRLRERANWGDLPEQTIEEFIAMWDRTTIDPDYLPPVGDSSKQAGERLASFLTELTSVEPPDSHIVIVTHGGLITDFLVNIFPEYELNVWHPAFIAMQSQLIPECSITTLIHENGKYTIQDFASVAHLK
- a CDS encoding AraC family transcriptional regulator, translating into MEAKHSTGSLFQEKLRLEDYGPRFYAYYYKQWDNYQMSYHDHDSTEIMYIISGMCRVDVQMPDGSSEQAVLKKGQFILLDAGVPHRLLVKDGVPCRMLNVEFGVASSEPGQPSIRQLALEEEEVHEFLTQASPYLVLPDPEEVYHIMKSLVLELDQRGLMEQGRPSAPMRVIPSEERSHHREARDLKSPEQGTLVRTLFIQLLVRVARLRGEINRSALDQTELELYVKRTIEFMHHNMDRNIQMKDIAAAVNLHPGYLHRIFRQHMQRTPTDYLTMLRMEKAKMLLQQTNIPISEISDYVGVGSRQYFHMLFKKYTGRTPVEFRSAMERHVSHYPLE